One segment of Cetobacterium sp. NK01 DNA contains the following:
- a CDS encoding radical SAM protein, which yields MGIRYSKIENKNKREIVLLKSFPCKYGKCKFCNYIEDNSTDELEIDKVNLETLQEVTGEFGALEVINSGSVFELPIKTLERIREVVHNKNIKLLYFEIYYGYKNRLDEIREFFKGVDIRFRMGMETFDNNFRINSYGKNFKIDTQEIEELSKKLYSVCLLICVKGQTKEMIKKDIELGLKYFKSITINIFINNGTEVERDEELVKWFVENYTQLQEDPRVELLIDNKDLGVFEQ from the coding sequence ATGGGAATTAGGTATAGTAAAATAGAAAATAAAAATAAAAGAGAGATAGTCTTATTAAAAAGTTTTCCATGTAAATATGGAAAATGTAAGTTTTGTAATTATATAGAGGATAATTCAACTGATGAGTTAGAAATAGATAAAGTTAATTTAGAAACTTTACAAGAGGTGACAGGAGAATTTGGAGCTTTAGAGGTAATAAATTCAGGTTCAGTATTTGAGTTACCTATAAAAACATTAGAAAGAATTAGAGAAGTTGTTCACAATAAAAATATAAAATTATTATATTTTGAGATTTATTATGGATATAAAAATAGATTAGATGAAATTAGAGAATTTTTCAAAGGTGTAGACATAAGATTTAGAATGGGAATGGAGACATTTGACAATAATTTTAGAATAAACTCATATGGAAAAAACTTTAAAATAGATACACAAGAAATAGAAGAGTTAAGTAAAAAACTATACTCAGTGTGTCTTTTAATTTGTGTAAAAGGTCAAACAAAAGAGATGATAAAAAAAGATATTGAACTTGGATTAAAGTATTTTAAAAGTATAACTATAAATATATTTATAAATAATGGAACTGAAGTTGAAAGAGATGAAGAGCTTGTAAAATGGTTTGTAGAAAATTATACTCAACTACAAGAAGACCCAAGAGTAGAGTTATTAATTGATAATAAAGATTTAGGAGTTTTTGAACAATAA